Proteins from a single region of Fundulus heteroclitus isolate FHET01 chromosome 12, MU-UCD_Fhet_4.1, whole genome shotgun sequence:
- the LOC118564814 gene encoding uncharacterized protein LOC118564814: MRQKRVCPETEALNFISSGRDKDTFYKRYINKEKGYGVFTSKNIEPGEFLLEYSGKHITGSEGEALFKKYSDANAAFLYFYSFQGKTCCVDGSKNTQLGRFINDDHINPNSKIKIVMDEKKSPHLCVFATTKINAGEEIVYDYGDPNCPWRHTTKAPSSNVHMEKKIRSERKNVPAEQQQAEENQGEDMHTDQLHSSHSSPQIPEKMDISQSDVCVYPEMTDTHLSHIPEELCSGEMTQSEQKNVPGEQPEQHQAEKNQGQDTHTDILCSSYSSPQTTDDTESILSIHPEMTGTHLRDSSSPTKEELTLDEMMKNNKQKYQSK; encoded by the exons atgagacaaaaaaggGTTTGTCCAGAAACAGAAGCTTTGAATTTCATTTCTTCTGGGAGGgataaagacacattttacaaaaGATATATCAACAAGGAGAAAG GGTATGGAGTTTTTACCAGCAAAAACATTGAGCCAGGAGAATTCTTGCTTGAGTACAGTGGAAAACACATCACTGGCTCAGAAGGAGAGGCTCTGTTCAAGAAGTACTCAGATGCAAATGCAGCATTTTTGTATTTCTACTCCTTTCAGGGAAAGACTTGCTG TGTTGATGGCAGTAAGAATACTCAACTTGGAAGATTCATCAATGATGATCACATCAACCCAAATAGCAAGATTAAAATA GTAATGGATGAAAAGAAAAGTCctcatctgtgtgtgtttgcaacTACTAAAATAAATGCAGGAGAAGAAATTGTGTATGACTATGGAGATCCTAACTGTCCATGGAGacat ACTACCAAAGCTCCCTCCTCCAATGTACACATGGAAAAGAAG ATCAGATCAGAGCGGAAAAAtgttccagcagaacaacagcAAGCAGAAGAAAACCAAGGAGAAGATATGCATACA GACCAACTCCATTCATCACATAGCAGTCCACAAATACCAGAAAAGATGGACATCTCACAGAGTGATGTATGCGTTTACCCAGAAATGACTGACACTCACCTGAGTCACATTCCAGAGGAATTATGCAGTGGTGAAATG ACCCAGTCAGAGCAGAAAAATGTTCCAGGAGAACAACCAGAACAACACCAGGCAGAAAAAAACCAAGGACAAGATACACATACA GACATACTCTGTTCATCATATTCCAGTCCACAAACAACAGATGATACGGAGAGTATACTCAGCATTCACCCGGAAATGACTGGCACTCACCTGAGAGATTCATCAAGTCCAACTAAAGAAGAATTAACCTTGGATGAAATG ATGAAGAACAACAAGCAGAAGTACCAATCAAAGTAG